A genomic stretch from Halopiger aswanensis includes:
- a CDS encoding PHP-associated domain-containing protein codes for MTTQIPFTIDFHVHSDDSYDGHEPVELILEHASDIGLDGVVITDHDEIGESLRAAELAPEYGLIGIPGVEVSTKHGHLLAIGVEERPEPGRPVGKTVQTVRDLGGIAIVPHPFQRSRHGIRKRHVDDVDAIETYNSMLFTGYRNRRARTFARRRGYPEIGASDAHYLPNVGKAYTEVLVTPDAENPTRADIDGDELVEAILEGRTQIRGKRTPIRKSAVQYAKGAVRKGTFVVTSHAPLVPTVPASMERSSQSRS; via the coding sequence ATGACGACCCAGATCCCGTTTACCATCGATTTTCACGTCCACTCCGACGACTCCTACGACGGTCACGAACCCGTCGAACTCATTCTCGAGCACGCGTCGGATATCGGTCTCGACGGCGTCGTTATCACGGACCACGACGAGATCGGCGAGTCGCTGCGGGCCGCCGAACTGGCGCCCGAGTACGGGTTGATCGGTATTCCGGGGGTCGAAGTCTCGACGAAACACGGCCACCTGCTGGCGATCGGCGTCGAGGAACGCCCCGAGCCGGGCCGCCCCGTCGGGAAGACCGTCCAGACCGTCCGCGACCTCGGCGGGATCGCGATCGTCCCCCACCCGTTCCAGCGCAGTCGCCACGGCATCCGAAAACGCCACGTCGACGACGTCGACGCCATCGAGACCTACAACTCGATGCTCTTTACCGGCTACCGTAACCGCCGCGCACGAACCTTCGCCCGTCGGCGCGGCTATCCCGAGATCGGCGCCAGCGACGCCCACTACCTGCCGAACGTCGGCAAGGCCTACACCGAGGTCCTCGTGACGCCGGACGCCGAGAACCCCACCCGCGCCGACATCGACGGCGACGAACTCGTCGAGGCCATCCTCGAGGGACGGACCCAGATCCGCGGGAAGCGAACGCCGATCCGCAAGAGTGCCGTCCAGTACGCCAAGGGGGCAGTCCGAAAAGGGACCTTCGTCGTAACCTCCCACGCGCCACTGGTGCCGACGGTGCCGGCGTCGATGGAGCGGTCCTCGCAGTCCCGTTCGTAA
- a CDS encoding DUF7551 domain-containing protein, which produces MVGTTLREIRERIEQLASDGGEYYIVCGRSGERPVPVAGKRFPSREAAVDAVKATEQYRAALRRYDPQLPFYDPVVCQEGQGSAADPAPPAPSAAEPVAGRSRSTDATGGGRQPLIGFCHDVSGAVFEALSARDHAAAESAIMDTYLAAAEAVTDPDALCLVLLESMATELERHLTPSERVGVLEAAARALSPVQAAVAEDPVEASLEHLHSLSLISEYGVVRRPLDADGGNAWVVYLRGYAMESSERRFPTLPIGIDLLRRTVDEEGSVKAGADAGRCAPLGVSEASALGDDDWRLVLTTDAAADGLICVEEGSES; this is translated from the coding sequence ATGGTCGGAACGACACTACGAGAAATCCGCGAGCGAATCGAACAGTTAGCGAGCGACGGCGGCGAGTACTACATCGTCTGTGGCCGATCCGGCGAGCGGCCAGTTCCCGTCGCCGGCAAGCGATTTCCGTCGCGCGAGGCTGCGGTCGACGCCGTAAAAGCAACCGAGCAGTACCGGGCTGCACTGCGCCGCTACGACCCACAGCTGCCGTTTTACGATCCCGTCGTCTGCCAGGAGGGACAGGGTTCGGCTGCCGATCCGGCGCCGCCCGCACCGAGCGCCGCCGAACCGGTCGCCGGCCGCTCGAGGTCGACGGACGCGACCGGCGGCGGACGACAGCCGCTGATCGGCTTCTGCCACGACGTCTCGGGCGCCGTCTTCGAGGCGCTCTCGGCGCGCGATCACGCTGCCGCCGAGAGCGCGATCATGGACACGTACCTCGCCGCCGCGGAGGCCGTGACCGACCCGGACGCCCTCTGTCTGGTGCTGCTCGAGAGCATGGCGACGGAGCTGGAACGCCATCTCACGCCGAGCGAACGCGTCGGGGTGCTCGAGGCGGCAGCACGGGCCCTGTCACCGGTGCAGGCGGCCGTGGCCGAGGACCCCGTCGAAGCGAGCCTCGAGCACCTGCACTCGCTTTCGCTGATCTCCGAGTACGGAGTCGTTCGCCGGCCGCTCGACGCCGACGGCGGCAACGCGTGGGTCGTCTACCTGCGCGGCTACGCGATGGAAAGCAGCGAGCGTCGGTTTCCGACGCTGCCGATCGGGATCGACCTGCTCCGTCGGACGGTCGACGAGGAAGGGAGTGTGAAAGCCGGAGCGGATGCCGGCCGCTGTGCCCCCCTCGGCGTCAGTGAGGCGAGTGCGCTCGGCGACGACGACTGGCGACTCGTGTTGACGACGGACGCGGCGGCGGACGGGCTAATCTGCGTCGAGGAGGGATCCGAATCGTGA
- a CDS encoding DUF7260 family protein yields MTGDATETASATDVHRALECVTEQRASVADRIDAFESFAACVRDLPAGPSATTAGPVAQATPTVMTSRAAGAGPATPDPCAVVRRTFLETIVPHTTIEIDGEESVVRALAAEFSRDIAVALTTNSTWTAELKTAVVEAATTRRFEAERLQAALETEAERLETLVDDLDSIVAWLRSTAAESLHQCGFDELRAKHDRLEEFCDRLGTVLEERQERLQDPVRDAGDVPYRTLVESVYASFDSRYPVLATLTRLYRICRECQRTVRDHLVRRA; encoded by the coding sequence GTGACCGGGGACGCGACCGAGACGGCATCTGCGACGGACGTCCACCGTGCGCTCGAGTGCGTCACCGAACAGCGAGCGTCGGTTGCGGATCGAATCGACGCGTTCGAATCGTTCGCCGCCTGCGTCCGTGATCTGCCGGCCGGCCCCTCCGCCACGACCGCCGGCCCGGTCGCACAGGCGACGCCGACGGTGATGACGTCCCGGGCCGCCGGTGCGGGGCCGGCGACGCCCGATCCCTGCGCCGTCGTCCGACGAACGTTCCTCGAGACGATCGTCCCGCATACCACCATCGAGATCGACGGCGAGGAATCGGTCGTACGAGCGCTCGCGGCGGAATTCTCGCGCGACATCGCCGTTGCGCTGACGACGAACTCGACCTGGACTGCGGAGTTGAAAACCGCCGTCGTCGAGGCGGCGACGACGCGACGCTTCGAGGCGGAACGGCTGCAGGCGGCGCTCGAGACCGAAGCCGAACGCCTCGAGACGCTCGTCGACGACCTCGATTCGATCGTCGCGTGGCTTCGGTCGACGGCCGCGGAATCGCTGCACCAGTGCGGATTCGACGAGTTGCGGGCGAAACACGACCGACTCGAGGAATTCTGCGATCGGCTAGGGACGGTGCTCGAGGAGCGACAGGAGCGGTTACAGGACCCGGTTCGGGACGCCGGCGACGTGCCGTATCGAACGCTCGTGGAATCGGTGTACGCGTCGTTCGATTCGCGGTATCCGGTGCTCGCGACGCTCACGCGCCTGTATCGGATCTGCCGGGAGTGCCAGCGAACGGTTCGCGACCACCTAGTCCGGCGGGCGTAA
- a CDS encoding DUF5783 family protein, producing the protein MADFDPEKFEDKYANYFPELQQAYKNAFNRMNDQYDSELVHAIDQQVLNESEPFYEGDGEFRVELPEDPYGRLSGVLVEEERFETVLETHVEEIETELRRVFDFE; encoded by the coding sequence ATGGCCGACTTCGACCCCGAGAAATTCGAAGACAAGTACGCCAACTACTTCCCGGAGCTCCAGCAGGCGTACAAGAACGCGTTCAACCGGATGAACGACCAGTACGACTCCGAACTCGTCCACGCGATCGACCAACAGGTCCTCAACGAGAGCGAACCCTTCTACGAGGGCGACGGCGAGTTCCGCGTCGAGCTCCCCGAGGACCCGTACGGTCGGCTTTCCGGCGTTCTCGTCGAGGAGGAACGCTTCGAGACCGTCCTCGAGACGCACGTCGAGGAGATCGAGACGGAACTGCGGCGAGTGTTCGACTTCGAGTAG
- a CDS encoding NifU family protein → MSTETQNDGDDLEERVANFLRRNFPQIQMHGGSAAIQDLDRETGEVSIALGGACSGCGISPMTIQAIKSRMVKEIPEIEQVNAHTGMDGGDDMGGGMEPSFPGETVDDDGESDEGPEAPF, encoded by the coding sequence ATGAGCACGGAAACCCAGAACGACGGGGACGACCTCGAAGAGCGCGTCGCGAACTTCCTGCGGCGGAACTTCCCGCAGATCCAGATGCACGGCGGCAGCGCGGCGATTCAGGACCTCGACCGCGAAACCGGCGAGGTCTCGATCGCGCTGGGCGGTGCCTGCAGCGGCTGTGGCATCTCGCCGATGACGATTCAGGCGATCAAGAGCCGCATGGTCAAGGAGATCCCGGAAATCGAGCAGGTCAACGCCCACACCGGCATGGACGGTGGCGACGACATGGGCGGCGGCATGGAGCCGTCGTTCCCCGGCGAAACCGTCGACGACGACGGCGAGTCCGACGAAGGCCCCGAAGCGCCGTTCTAA
- a CDS encoding ketopantoate reductase family protein: METLVFGAGSLGSLVGGLLAREHDVTLVGREDHVAAIRESGLRLEDSTDDGALEVETPTTTWPTATTDGRNREADLAIVAVKAFDTGAAADALATGSFDAVLSLQNGLGNEERLADRLEAPVLAGTATYGALLREPGCVACTGLGELALGARAGGESPVADRIGAAFAAAGLEATVATDMPRRLWEKAAVNAGINAVTALTATENGAVLETPANDVARAATRETARVARDCDVRVSNREALAAMERVAEQTAANTSSMRQDVLAGRRTEIDAINGYIAARADERGLEVPTNRTLTALVRAWERGRGLR, from the coding sequence ATGGAGACGCTCGTTTTCGGGGCCGGGAGCTTGGGGAGCCTCGTCGGCGGCTTGTTGGCTCGCGAGCACGACGTTACCCTCGTCGGCCGCGAGGACCACGTTGCAGCGATTCGCGAGTCCGGACTCCGACTCGAGGACAGTACCGACGACGGCGCCCTCGAGGTCGAGACGCCGACGACAACTTGGCCGACCGCGACGACCGACGGCCGGAACCGCGAAGCGGATCTCGCAATCGTCGCGGTCAAGGCCTTCGACACCGGGGCGGCTGCCGACGCGCTCGCGACGGGCTCGTTCGACGCCGTGCTCTCGCTCCAGAACGGGCTGGGAAACGAGGAGCGGCTCGCGGATCGCCTCGAGGCGCCGGTACTCGCCGGGACGGCGACCTACGGCGCACTGCTCCGCGAGCCGGGTTGCGTCGCCTGCACCGGCCTCGGCGAGCTCGCCCTCGGCGCTCGAGCGGGCGGCGAATCGCCCGTCGCTGATCGAATCGGGGCGGCGTTCGCCGCCGCCGGACTCGAGGCGACGGTCGCGACGGACATGCCGCGTCGGCTGTGGGAAAAAGCCGCCGTTAACGCCGGTATCAACGCGGTAACGGCGCTGACAGCGACCGAAAACGGAGCAGTACTCGAGACGCCGGCGAACGACGTGGCGCGAGCGGCGACGCGGGAGACGGCCCGCGTCGCTCGAGACTGCGACGTCCGAGTATCGAATCGCGAGGCGCTCGCTGCGATGGAGCGGGTCGCCGAGCAGACGGCTGCGAACACGTCGTCGATGCGCCAGGACGTCCTCGCGGGCCGCCGAACTGAGATCGACGCGATCAACGGCTATATCGCCGCCCGAGCCGACGAACGAGGGCTCGAGGTGCCGACGAATCGGACGTTGACGGCGCTCGTTCGAGCGTGGGAGCGCGGGCGGGGACTGCGGTAG
- a CDS encoding DUF7130 family rubredoxin-like protein, translating to MAAEQPQLTLGTTVYTEDGTEIGQIRGVDENGLYISLRDGIQGLSVEHVRSGQQFGEAELMWRCWECGEMGRLEEDVPDACPNCGAEREELYYWTED from the coding sequence ATGGCCGCAGAACAACCGCAGCTCACGCTTGGCACGACGGTTTACACCGAGGACGGCACCGAAATCGGCCAGATTCGCGGCGTCGACGAGAACGGCCTCTACATCTCCCTTCGAGACGGGATTCAGGGGCTGAGCGTCGAACACGTCCGATCGGGCCAGCAGTTCGGCGAGGCCGAACTCATGTGGCGCTGTTGGGAGTGCGGCGAGATGGGGCGTCTCGAGGAGGATGTCCCGGATGCGTGCCCGAACTGCGGTGCCGAACGCGAGGAACTGTACTACTGGACGGAGGACTGA
- a CDS encoding DUF7130 family rubredoxin-like protein — translation MVETGETPAREGEAEAIEEVHDVNLGQTVYDEDGNELGRVRGLEQSGFFVTTREGAEAMSVEHARSGHEFGEAHLMWRCMECGQMGDIDDGLPDECPNCGTERENLMYWTED, via the coding sequence ATGGTCGAAACTGGCGAGACACCGGCGAGGGAAGGCGAGGCAGAGGCAATCGAGGAGGTTCACGACGTCAATCTGGGTCAGACGGTTTACGACGAGGACGGCAACGAGCTCGGCCGCGTCCGCGGGCTCGAGCAGAGCGGGTTTTTCGTCACTACCCGCGAAGGGGCCGAAGCGATGAGCGTCGAACACGCTCGCTCGGGCCACGAGTTCGGCGAAGCACACCTGATGTGGCGCTGCATGGAGTGCGGACAGATGGGCGATATCGACGACGGACTGCCCGACGAGTGCCCGAACTGCGGGACCGAGCGGGAGAACCTGATGTACTGGACCGAAGATTGA